CGGGCTTCAGGTCACGGAAGCTCGTCCTCGATGAGTTGCTGCACACGTTCGCTCGTCACGATGGCGCCGGCTGCGGGAAACACGGGCACGCCATTCCGCACCTGACCGGGCACGACCGTCGGTGCCTGAAGGGCCTGCCTCACCAGTCGCGCCAGTTTCTCGCCAGCCGTGACACCCTCTTTGTCAGCCAACTCCTTCACGGCGACCAAAACATCGTCTTCTATGGAAAGCGTCGTCCGCATGCATCGGATGCTACCGCATCAGATGCGGCGCGGCAATTCTCCGCCGTTCGGCGGGAAGCGGCCGTCCGGAGGCTCGTTCAGTCGCGGGGGGGCAGCGGCAAGCCAGAGTATTACGACCGCGCCGCTGACGTCGGCGCGCAGACAGATCGTGCGGCAACCGAGCCGGTGCGGTTCGCTGAACTGCCGAAGCTCTTCGACGATTGGAATGCCGAGCAGGTAGAGCCGGGGCCCAACCCGAAGATCCTGACACACCTCGGCGACTGGCCGACGCGCCCCCTCGCCACCTGTCAGGCGCGGCGCGGGACTTCGATGTGGAAGTGGTGTTCGCCGAGGCGGAGCAACTGCCTGTCGGTGATGTCGTCGATGTCGGCCCGGACGTTGGCGACGATTTTCGCCGCGACGTCGCGATGGTGCTTCTCGAGGAACGACTCGAAGTGATGGCTGAAGTTCGCCTTCCCCTTGCCATGCCCCACCAGGAGGAGGCCGCGGGCCGGGGCGAGGGCGTGGGCGAGCGCCTTGAAGTAGGCGCTGGTCTCCGCTCCATCGACGTCGAAGGCGCCGCTGGGATTGCCGTGGCGGTGGAAGATGTTGTGGTTGACGTGCGACGGATCGGGGGCTGTGATCGTCTCCATGGCGGTGTTCGGCTCGGCTTCTATCGCATAGACGCGGGCGTGGCCGGCGTCGATCGCCACCACCGCGAGTTTGCCGGCGATATCGACCGGTGCTCCGCCGCCGCTGCCGACGGGATGGACGGTCGTGGTCGGTGCGTGGCGGTTGTGAGAGTCACTCGTCATGGAAAATCCTCCGGGGTCTCGGCGGAGTCGATCGGATCTCGATTCCGCGCCTTCTCGCAGGCTACCAGTGCGGCGGCCCCGAGAACAGCAGCCGACGGCAATTGGGCCGGCGCGACGTAGCGACGGGTGTGGGGAGGATCGTGCCGGTGCTGGGTGCCGTGATCGCGAACGGGCCGACGCCAGTGGCGAGGATCGAGTTTCTCAGCGAGCCGCGTCGCTGAAGTCCCCATTCAGGACACGAAGATCAGCGGCTTGCAGGGCTCGAAACCGTCAGCAGCAGGGCGGCAGGAACTTCAGGCACCGCCGGTCGTGCCCGGTCAGGTGCGGCATGGCGTGCCCCGCACCAGTCGCGCCAGTATCTCGCCAGCCGTGACACCCTCTTTGTCAGCCAACTCCTGCACGGCGACCAAAACATCGTCTTCTATGGAAAGCGTCGTCCGCATGCATCTGACGCTACCGCATCAGATGCAGCGCGGCAATTTTCCGCCGTTCAGTGGCAAGCGGCCGTCCGGAGGCGGTTCGCCGAGGTGCGTCTGAATCTTCCGGATTGGCGATCCCGTTCGCCGTTTCCCACCATCTGGACGCTTGCCGAACTGCCATGGGCCGTTCTAACCTGTCCATACTGGAACGCATCGTGGAACACCTCATGGAACAGATCATGATCACGTCCAACGACGTCGGCCATCGCTCAGCGTCCCGGTTCACCGCACTGGCGATTGCCCTGGGCGGCTTGCTCGTGCTTGCACACGCCGCGCAGGCAGCCGCCCCCGCCCCCGCCGGCGCTCGCTTCCGAGGCACCGGCAAGGCCGACCCGATCCGGATCGCAAACATCAAGGTCGCCGCCGGTTCGTCCGGGCAGGCCGTCGTCTCGTTCGACCTGGCGTGGGATCATTCGTGGCGCGCGGCCTGGGATGAGCCCGAACAGGCGCACGGCGGCAGCGGAACGCTCAAGCTCGAGAGCTGGGATGCCGCATGGGTGTTCGCCAAGTTCCGCAAGGCCGGATCGAAGGCCTGGTCGCCCGCCACGCTCTCGGCGAAGGCCGCGGATCACCTCGCCCCGCCGGCGGCGGAGCTCGACGTCGGGCTGACGGATGACGGCACGAAAGCCGCCGGCGTGTTCGCCTTTCGCGCGGCAGCCGGCAGCGGCCCGAACGACTGGAAGGGTGTCGCCCTGCGATGGCTGAACGAGGCGGACGGGGTCTCCGATCCCGCGGCCGCGGAGGTCAAGGTATTCGCCATCCAGATGGTCTACGTGCCCGAGTGCGCCTACTGGCTGGGCGATGGCTCGACCGCGCTGGTTGCCGCGCAGTTCTCCGCCGGCGACACCGCGGCGGCCATCCGCATCGAGAGCGAGGCCGCGATCACCCTCGGTGGCGAGAGTCCGCGGAACATCGGCAGCCGTGACGGCATCGGGGCGGAGCTCCGGGCCGACGACTTCACGAGCGGCGTCGAGCGCACGCTGCCGGCCCGGTTCCCGAAGGGGTTCGCGGCGTTTTACTGCATGCGGAACGAGCTCACGGAAGGCGCGTTCGTGGACTATCTCAACCACCTGCCGGCCGGCGATGAGCTGCCCGAGAAATTCGGCCACACTGGCCAGCCGGGCTGGCAGCTGCCCTTCCAGACCTCGGATCACCGCTACAACGGCATCACGGTCGTGACGCCCGCGACGCCGGAAGCGCACGCGGTGTACATGACGGCCACGCCACACAGCCCGTGCCCGGGATTGGTGCGGTATGAGCACACCCGCTACGCCGCCTGGGCCGGCCTGCGGCCGATGACGGAACTGGAGTACGAGAAGTCGGCCCGCGGGCCGCTCCGTCCGATGGCAGACGAATTCGTCTGGGGCACGTCGGCGATCGCCGGCTCGAACGGCGGCGGCAAGCCCGCCACGCGGCCTGACGGCTACGTGGTGACCAATGCCGGGAAGACCGACGAAAGCATCTCGTGGCAGGGGGCGGACGGCCCCGATGCCTCGCGCGGCAACGCCGTCTGGGGTGGCGCGGTCCGCAGGGATGGGAAGGGAAGCGTTCTCGCCGACGCGCTGAAACTGATCCCGAACCCGCGGGCTGGTGCTTTCGCCACGCCGGACAGTGACCGGGTCGCTTCGGGCGCATCCTACTGGGGCATCATGGACCTGAGCGGCAACCTCGCCGAGCGCGTCGTGACGGTCGGCAACATCGCCGGCCGGCGGTTCGCCGGCACGCACGGTGCCTGGCCCCCCGTGATTTGCACGGTGGGCACGCGGAATCCGCGGTTTCCGGAGGACTGGGGCTGGGGATTCGGCACGCGCGGCGGCTCCCTGTCGAGCGAAGCGTCGACTGACTTGCGGACCTCCGATCGCCAGGCCATGAACAACACCTCGTATCATGATCCGGCCCGGGGCCGGACCAGGCAGATCGGTGTCCGAGCCGTCCGCTCCGCGAGGATCATCCCTCACGCATCGAAGCCCGAGGAGCGGGTCAACGTGTTCGCCGCACAGGGCGCCATGGTGGGGATGCCGGCGAGCGGCTGGGACAACCAATGTGCCGTCGTGATCGAGAACATCGAACTGAAACCGCGGGACGCAAAGACCGCGACGATCTCGTTCGACGTTGCCTGGAAGGACTCGTGGCGGAACGAGCACAGTCACGACGCCGCCTGGGTGTTCTTCAAGGCGCGGACCGGCGCACCGGCGGCATGGCGGCACGTGAAACTCGTCGCCGACCGGGTCGTGAACCCATCCGGATACGATCAGAAGCAGAAAGAGGATGGCACGAAAGTGGATCTCATCGTGCCGGAGGGCGCGGACGGCTTCACCGGCGCGTTCATCCGCCGTGCCGCCCCCGGCACCGGGCCGCTGAACGCCGGTCGCGTCACCTTCGTCTGTGACGCCGCGAGCGTCGCCGGCCTGCCGGCCGACGGCACGGACGGCATCCGCGGGAT
This genomic stretch from Planctomycetia bacterium harbors:
- a CDS encoding antitoxin is translated as MRTTLSIEDDVLVAVKELADKEGVTAGEKLARLVRQALQAPTVVPGQVRNGVPVFPAAGAIVTSERVQQLIEDELP